A single genomic interval of Agromyces cerinus harbors:
- a CDS encoding ROK family transcriptional regulator, which yields MTATDAQRGPVTEPTPPTSPVASELHAASTPGAVIFGRSRALRPTGKVLPEHARTHNRALVLQTLYSAGAQSRADVARETGLTRVTISDLVADLIAEGLVIELGQREDVRPGKPATLIDVDREAFHIIGVDLSEHEVFRGAVVGLDSQIIDRDEVCRDGATGESAVLLVEALVERLLARTSTPVLGIGIGSPGVVDPHGVVRSAPNLGWSDVALQARLAARFALPVHVANDANVAVLAEHGSSDHDDLLLVKVGHGVGAGLIIGGRPVVGGGFAAGEIGHVVVGTDSGPRCACGRDGCLEAWVAAPRLTAQLAELDGDGGTGAAASARDDILREAGRRLGIVLAPVVGALNLSEVVLSGPAQLLDGVFHEAAVDTLRKRTMTEFNRDLRLRMSEQAEDIVLRGAAVMVLSGQLGVT from the coding sequence GTGACTGCAACGGATGCACAGCGAGGCCCGGTCACGGAGCCGACGCCCCCCACCTCTCCGGTGGCCTCCGAACTGCACGCCGCATCCACGCCCGGCGCCGTCATCTTCGGCCGCTCGCGCGCCCTCCGTCCCACCGGCAAGGTGCTGCCCGAGCATGCCCGCACCCACAACCGCGCACTCGTGCTGCAGACCCTCTACTCGGCAGGCGCGCAGAGCCGAGCGGATGTCGCGCGCGAGACCGGCCTCACCCGGGTCACGATCTCCGACCTCGTCGCCGATCTCATCGCCGAGGGCCTCGTGATCGAGCTCGGGCAGCGCGAAGACGTCCGCCCCGGCAAGCCGGCCACGCTCATCGACGTCGACCGCGAGGCGTTCCACATCATCGGGGTCGATCTCTCGGAGCACGAGGTGTTCCGCGGTGCGGTGGTCGGTCTCGACAGCCAGATCATCGATCGCGACGAGGTCTGCCGCGACGGCGCCACCGGCGAGTCGGCCGTGCTCCTCGTCGAGGCGCTCGTCGAACGCCTGCTCGCCCGCACCTCGACCCCCGTGCTCGGTATCGGCATCGGTTCGCCCGGTGTCGTCGACCCGCACGGGGTCGTGCGCTCGGCCCCGAACCTCGGCTGGAGCGACGTCGCCCTGCAGGCCCGCCTCGCCGCCCGCTTCGCGCTGCCCGTGCACGTCGCCAACGACGCGAACGTCGCCGTGCTCGCCGAGCACGGCTCCTCCGATCACGACGACCTGCTGCTCGTCAAGGTCGGCCACGGTGTCGGCGCCGGCCTGATCATCGGCGGACGACCGGTCGTCGGGGGCGGCTTCGCGGCCGGCGAGATCGGCCACGTCGTCGTCGGCACCGACAGCGGACCCCGCTGCGCCTGCGGCAGAGACGGATGCCTCGAGGCCTGGGTGGCCGCACCGCGGCTGACCGCGCAGCTCGCCGAACTCGACGGCGACGGCGGCACCGGCGCCGCGGCATCCGCTCGTGACGACATCCTCCGCGAGGCCGGCCGACGACTCGGCATCGTGCTCGCACCCGTGGTCGGCGCACTGAACCTCTCCGAGGTCGTGTTGAGCGGCCCGGCCCAACTGCTTGACGGCGTGTTCCACGAGGCCGCCGTCGACACGCTCCGGAAGCGGACGATGACGGAATTCAACCGTGATCTGAGGCTCCGGATGTCCGAGCAGGCGGAGGACATCGTCCTTCGCGGCGCGGCCGTCATGGTCCTTTCCGGACAACTCGGGGTCACCTAG